The following are encoded together in the Besnoitia besnoiti strain Bb-Ger1 chromosome Unknown contig00170, whole genome shotgun sequence genome:
- a CDS encoding cytochrome b (encoded by transcript BESB_032340): protein MSLFRAHLVFYRCALNLNSSYNFGFLVAITFVLQIITGITLAFRYTSEASCAFASVQHLVREVAAGWEFRMLHATTASFVFLCILIHMSRGMYNSSYSYLTTAWMSGLVLYLLTIATAFLGYVLPWGQMSFWGATVITNLLSPIPYLVPWLLGGYYVSDVTLKRFFVLHFILPFVGCILIVLHIFYLHLNGSSNPAGIDSALKVAFYPHMLMTDAKCLSYLIGLIFLQTAFGLIELSHPDNSIPVNRFVTPLHIVPEWYFLAYYAVLKVIPSKTGGLLVFMSSLINLALLSEIRALNTRMLIRQHFMTRNVVSGWVIIWVYSMIFLIIIGSAIPQATYILYGRLATIVYLTTGLVLCLY from the coding sequence atgagtctattccgggcacacctcgtcttttatcggtgtgctctcaatctaaattcatcttataactttggtttcttagttgcaattacctttgtactccaaataattacaggtatcactttagcgttccgatatacttctgaagcatcttgtgcatttgctagtgttcaacatctagttagagaggtagcagcaggatgggaatttaggatgttgcatgcaacaactgcttctttcgtcttcttgtgtatcttaatacacatgtctcgaggtatgtataactccagctatagttatttaactactgcttggatgtctggtttagttttatatctacttactatagccactgctttcctcggttatgtactaccatggggacagatgagtttctggggtgctacagtcattactaatctcctttctccaataccatatttagtaccttggttactcggtggatactatgtatctgatgtaacattaaaacgattctttgtattgcactttatattaccttttgtaggttgcattctaattgtattacacatcttctatttacatttaaatggttctagtaaccctgcaggtattgattccgcacttaaagtagccttctatcctcatatgttaatgaccgatgctaaatgtctatcctatctaattggtttaattttcttacaaacggcttttggtttgattgaattatcgcacccagataactccataccagtgaaccggtttgtaactccgcttcatatcgtacctgaatggtactttttagcatattatgcggtgttaaaagtaatcccatccaaaaccggtggtttgttagtatttatgtcctctctcattaacttagctcttttatctgaaattcgagctttgaatactcgaatgttgatacgacaacattttatgactcgaaatgtagtcagtggatgggtaattatttgggtatacagtatgatcttcttgattattattggtagtgctattccacaagcgacttatatcttatatggtagattagctactatcgtatatcttactaccggattggttctatgcttatactaa